A segment of the Cloacibacillus sp. genome:
GCGTTGGCACGGCTACGATGTATATATCCGTTTTCTGGTATTCATGCGAAAACTTTATCCCAACGTTGACCGCAGCTTTAAACAGTTCATCAAGACCACGCTCTTCAAAGGTTGTATGTCCAGTATTAAGCTGAGTAACCAGTTCTTTGTTGTAATCCGTACCAACGACTTCCATACCATGAGACGCAAGCATAAGGGCAGTTGGTAGTCCAATGTAACCAAGACCTATTACGTTGATCATCCGTTATTCTCCTTATCGCTATCTATAAAGTTAATGTGTGTTTCAAAGACGCATTTTCTATCTGTGATTTTCTGTTTTACCATGACACAACTGATTTTTTCTAATTCGTAATAATGGGAACTCATATACGACGAACATAACGAGAGATCCCCGTTTACCCGTACATCACATAAATGTTTTTTATCGCGCATTAGGCGGAATCCACCCTCTCTGACCGAGATATCGCATGGCGAATGGAAAAAGAGCGTGGCTTCGCCTTCGATATCCGTTTCAACGGAATCGAAAATTACATAGCCGTTCTCTTCTATTTTTATGTCTCTTTTATGGAAATAACTGCCATTTCTAGCGGATAATGTTCCAGAAAAGTATTTATCATTCATGTTAAATTTTGTTCGTTTTGTCCAGTTGTATATTAAGAAGGCTCCATCTGAATCCATCTGATCCAGATCATTGATCATCAGGACATTGTGCGAAGCGGTTCGCGCCAGAGACTTCCCTGATGCGTCTGCGTAAGAATAGGTGCCTCCGTCACAAAAAATATTGACGCCCTTGTACCATAAATCCATATGCAGCTGATCCATATGCCCTGGTCTACTTTTATAGTTTTGAAGATATGTTACGAGGAAGCTCTCTCCCGAACGCAGTATGTAGTAACCCGACATATCGTAAGATACGCTTTTGCGTTCGGGAGCCATTATTGGGAAGTCGGTCTTGCCGACAAACCACAATAGTTCTTCATCATAATCTCCGGCCTTATATAATCTGCTGCCAGCCGCGGCGGCATATACCGTGTTTATAACAGGGCGATAGTCTCTGTAATCCTGTGAGGCAACAGGGAAAATCAGGGCTCCGTCATTAGATCCGTAATTCGGTACATAACCATCCTCGTTTTGCATCATAAAAAGCAACTGGGCGCTGTTTTTTATAATCTCATTTGCCTTTTTAGATAAGTAATGGCCCGTCTTTGGTGCGATGCTGAACAGGCATTCCATCAACTGAAGCACAAGCCTCTGATAGTTGGAAGAAAACTGCTTATATCCGCCATCCGCATAGAACTGATCTGAAATCGTCTCTTCAAGCAAGGCATACATTTCCGCGACCTTTTTATCGTCCTCGCAGCACCAAGCGCCGATAATCTGCCCTGTTATCTCGGATATCGTATGGTTATTTTTTATGCACCTTCGGGCATAGAAGAAGTTCGAAAGTATTTTCTTGTAGCTGTCTTTTACAATAGTCCCGACATTGTTTTTCAACTCTGAAGATGCCATTCCAGCCTCTTTGAAGGCTAAATAGACGATGAGAATATTGATCATCCTGATGGCGCATTCCTGCCCACACTTATAATTTATGCCATAGGAGTAGGAGTTGTCTTTCAGCCAGCTCTTGACATGAGCGGCGAAGGCTTCAAAGTATTTGACGTCGCCGGTAAGCAAAAAGGCACGTACCAGACAGTAGCCATGAGTAAATCTCGACGCTTCCCATATTACCTTGATATCCCCTCTGTTCGGATCAAAATCAGGCAGTTTGTACCATTTTGAATCTTTGGGGCTGGACATTTTTGTAACGGGAGAATAATGCCAATCAATCGGATTCTTGTAATCGAAGTTATGGCAGGAGAAGGCGAATAAAACGCCTGATAAGGCGTTGTCCGCACGGGAGATTATCTCTTTCTGCTTCTCTATAGGCAGTTTCTTAAGAAAATCTTTTATGGCGTCAGTTTTTATCTCAAAGATATCTATACGCGATACCGCTGCATTATGTTCAAAGAATCTTTCGGCAAAGGGCAGCAGCCGGAGGCTCTTTAGTTTTAGGCTATAGAGCGACCGATTCAGCAACCAGCAGGCACCATATTCTTTTATGACGAGCTGTAGGATGTTTTTCATCTTACAGTTACCCCGACGCTCTCAAAGACTTTGATAAGTTTGCCTGTCAATACGGAGAAATCAAAATCCTGAGCCCCTAGACCGGCGT
Coding sequences within it:
- a CDS encoding heparinase II/III family protein, coding for MKNILQLVIKEYGACWLLNRSLYSLKLKSLRLLPFAERFFEHNAAVSRIDIFEIKTDAIKDFLKKLPIEKQKEIISRADNALSGVLFAFSCHNFDYKNPIDWHYSPVTKMSSPKDSKWYKLPDFDPNRGDIKVIWEASRFTHGYCLVRAFLLTGDVKYFEAFAAHVKSWLKDNSYSYGINYKCGQECAIRMINILIVYLAFKEAGMASSELKNNVGTIVKDSYKKILSNFFYARRCIKNNHTISEITGQIIGAWCCEDDKKVAEMYALLEETISDQFYADGGYKQFSSNYQRLVLQLMECLFSIAPKTGHYLSKKANEIIKNSAQLLFMMQNEDGYVPNYGSNDGALIFPVASQDYRDYRPVINTVYAAAAGSRLYKAGDYDEELLWFVGKTDFPIMAPERKSVSYDMSGYYILRSGESFLVTYLQNYKSRPGHMDQLHMDLWYKGVNIFCDGGTYSYADASGKSLARTASHNVLMINDLDQMDSDGAFLIYNWTKRTKFNMNDKYFSGTLSARNGSYFHKRDIKIEENGYVIFDSVETDIEGEATLFFHSPCDISVREGGFRLMRDKKHLCDVRVNGDLSLCSSYMSSHYYELEKISCVMVKQKITDRKCVFETHINFIDSDKENNG